In the Candidatus Mycosynbacter amalyticus genome, one interval contains:
- a CDS encoding DUF1616 domain-containing protein codes for MQLWPQPEGTTELFFEKPNELPRTITPDNPLPIAFTVKNREFATVAYTYQVEQITPDTGQHTTLASGTKELAHEQHADIRQTVTATPTEQPSKLQVTLIYQEGDVQKQERRVISYWLTP; via the coding sequence ATGCAGCTCTGGCCGCAGCCAGAGGGCACGACCGAACTTTTTTTTGAGAAACCAAACGAGTTACCTCGTACCATCACCCCAGATAATCCTCTACCTATAGCATTTACGGTCAAAAATAGGGAATTTGCAACTGTAGCATATACCTACCAGGTAGAGCAGATCACTCCGGACACGGGCCAGCACACCACGCTGGCAAGTGGTACCAAGGAGCTGGCGCACGAGCAACACGCTGATATACGACAGACCGTCACGGCCACACCTACTGAGCAGCCATCAAAGCTGCAAGTGACTCTGATATACCAAGAAGGAGACGTACAGAAACAGGAGCGTCGTGTGATTTCATATTGGTTAACCCCCTAG
- a CDS encoding alanine--tRNA ligase: protein MNTEQIRNAYLKFFEERGHAVVSRAPLVLKDDPTTLFTGSGMQPMIPYLLGQPHPDGQRIVDSQTCLRAQDIDDIGDNRHTTFFEMLGNWSMGDYFKQQQIEWMFEFLSEVVELDVSKLYVTCYAGNEELGIAKDTEAAEVWRRLFDAKGLSSGEAEIGSEEAGYARGMQDGERIFYYDGSKNWWSRNGNEHNTPVGDPCGPDSEMFYDFGTEHDTSFGEYCHPNCDCGRFMEIGNNVFMAYKKVGEGKFEALERPNVDHGSGLERIAAAKLGNPDVFRISLMWPIIEKLQTLSGKKYESHTESMRVIADHLRAATFLAVDGCVPSNKEQGYVMRRLLRRAIRFSFDLGIEQNFLQEIVPVIADLYENDFPEVKSNRDTIITVLVKEEKAFRQTLRKGLLQFNRGILITGNINTETGETSSTAEEMNPTGTGEFFFKLYDTYGFPVELSLEEAYKQGIEVPADWREQFDARMEEQRNRSRTAGKGEFKGGLGGDTLQHRKYHTATHLLQSALREVIGPVFQQHGSNITEERLRFDFNFDRKVTREELDRAEELVNGWIAEDLPVSYKMYPTREALDMGAIGPFGERYDAEVKVYQMGEGDHIASLEICGGPHVDNTGILAEGGKKFKITKEESSSAGIRRIKAILV, encoded by the coding sequence ATGAATACCGAACAAATCCGCAATGCCTACCTGAAGTTTTTTGAAGAACGAGGACATGCTGTGGTGTCTAGAGCGCCCCTTGTACTGAAGGATGATCCGACAACTCTTTTCACTGGCAGTGGCATGCAGCCTATGATCCCATATCTACTTGGTCAGCCACACCCAGATGGTCAGCGTATTGTGGATAGCCAGACATGCTTACGTGCGCAAGATATCGACGATATCGGTGACAACCGCCATACTACTTTCTTCGAAATGCTTGGCAACTGGAGCATGGGGGATTATTTCAAGCAGCAGCAGATTGAGTGGATGTTTGAATTTCTCAGCGAAGTGGTAGAGCTCGACGTAAGCAAACTCTACGTGACATGCTATGCGGGCAACGAGGAGCTTGGTATTGCTAAAGACACCGAAGCCGCCGAGGTATGGAGGCGTCTGTTTGACGCTAAAGGCCTCAGTAGTGGCGAGGCGGAAATCGGTAGCGAAGAAGCTGGCTATGCGCGCGGCATGCAGGACGGCGAACGCATCTTTTACTACGATGGCAGCAAAAACTGGTGGAGCCGCAATGGCAACGAGCATAATACTCCAGTGGGCGACCCATGTGGCCCGGACAGCGAGATGTTCTACGATTTCGGTACCGAGCACGACACTAGCTTTGGCGAATACTGCCACCCCAACTGCGACTGCGGACGCTTCATGGAAATCGGCAACAATGTCTTCATGGCATACAAAAAGGTCGGCGAAGGTAAGTTCGAAGCGCTTGAGCGGCCAAATGTCGATCACGGCTCCGGCCTAGAGCGCATCGCGGCAGCCAAACTCGGCAATCCAGACGTCTTCCGCATCAGCCTTATGTGGCCAATTATCGAGAAACTCCAGACATTATCTGGCAAGAAGTACGAAAGCCACACCGAAAGCATGCGAGTGATCGCCGATCATCTGCGTGCCGCCACCTTCTTGGCGGTTGACGGCTGCGTGCCCAGCAACAAAGAGCAGGGGTATGTGATGCGCCGCCTCTTGCGTCGGGCGATTCGCTTCAGTTTCGATCTCGGTATCGAGCAGAATTTTCTGCAGGAAATCGTACCAGTAATTGCTGATTTGTACGAGAATGATTTCCCGGAAGTCAAATCAAATCGCGACACGATCATCACAGTGCTGGTGAAAGAAGAAAAAGCGTTTCGACAGACGCTTCGAAAAGGCCTACTCCAATTTAATCGAGGAATACTAATCACGGGTAATATTAACACAGAGACTGGTGAAACTTCATCTACGGCCGAAGAGATGAACCCTACTGGTACAGGTGAATTTTTCTTCAAGCTATACGATACTTATGGTTTTCCTGTGGAATTAAGTCTTGAAGAGGCTTACAAGCAGGGGATTGAGGTACCTGCCGACTGGCGTGAGCAATTTGACGCTCGTATGGAAGAGCAGCGTAATCGCAGCCGTACAGCTGGCAAAGGTGAATTTAAAGGCGGTCTCGGTGGAGACACACTCCAGCATCGTAAATACCACACCGCCACACACCTCCTCCAATCAGCCCTACGCGAGGTGATCGGCCCTGTGTTCCAGCAGCATGGTAGCAACATTACCGAAGAGCGTCTGCGTTTTGATTTCAATTTCGACCGCAAAGTCACGCGCGAAGAGCTCGACCGGGCCGAAGAGCTGGTAAATGGCTGGATCGCCGAAGATCTACCCGTTAGCTACAAAATGTACCCGACTAGGGAAGCGCTCGATATGGGTGCAATCGGACCGTTTGGCGAGCGTTACGATGCAGAGGTGAAAGTGTATCAGATGGGTGAGGGCGACCATATTGCATCACTCGAAATCTGCGGTGGGCCGCACGTCGACAATACGGGGATACTCGCCGAAGGTGGCAAGAAATTCAAAATCACCAAAGAAGAGTCCAGTTCGGCAGGTATTCGCCGTATCAAAGCTATTCTAGTCTAG
- a CDS encoding glycosyltransferase family 2 protein, with amino-acid sequence MALSRKSTHKTKKMYNVAVLIPCYNEAKGIADVIKKMPYKRAARNRWNLQVYVIDNNSTDNTAEVAEQAGAAVLHESKKGKGNAIRTGFWNLPEDTDYVVMLDGDDTYDSGEVLRMVEPLHNNFCKVVIGSRLNGKRTEHSMNLTSRVGNWFFTNIVKHTHRVPVTDVLTGYFAWTKDALDELRPYLKSDGFAIEMEMITKMARMNYEIYSVPISYTPRAGESNLQPVSDGARILKMFASTLRWRPSRRGATEAQAHTEQY; translated from the coding sequence ATGGCACTATCCCGAAAGAGCACCCATAAGACCAAGAAGATGTATAATGTCGCGGTACTGATACCGTGCTACAACGAAGCAAAAGGTATCGCAGATGTGATCAAAAAGATGCCGTACAAACGAGCGGCACGTAATCGCTGGAATCTACAGGTATATGTCATCGATAATAATTCCACCGATAACACCGCCGAAGTAGCCGAGCAGGCGGGCGCCGCGGTGCTACACGAGTCAAAAAAAGGCAAAGGCAATGCAATCCGCACAGGGTTTTGGAATCTACCAGAAGACACGGACTACGTGGTTATGCTCGACGGCGATGACACCTACGATTCTGGCGAAGTGCTACGTATGGTAGAGCCATTACACAACAACTTCTGCAAAGTTGTTATCGGCTCACGCCTCAATGGCAAGCGCACAGAGCACTCGATGAACCTCACTAGCCGTGTTGGCAATTGGTTCTTCACCAATATCGTCAAACATACACACCGCGTACCGGTGACAGATGTACTGACTGGCTACTTTGCTTGGACAAAAGATGCCCTAGACGAACTGCGCCCCTATCTCAAGTCCGACGGCTTCGCTATAGAGATGGAAATGATCACCAAGATGGCGCGTATGAACTACGAAATCTACTCGGTACCTATCAGCTATACACCTCGCGCAGGCGAGTCAAATCTTCAGCCTGTGTCGGATGGTGCACGCATTCTCAAGATGTTTGCGTCGACCTTACGCTGGCGACCGTCGCGACGTGGAGCCACAGAAGCGCAGGCTCACACAGAGCAGTATTAG